In Qingshengfaniella alkalisoli, a single window of DNA contains:
- a CDS encoding cbb3-type cytochrome c oxidase subunit 3 — protein MENYSFLRQFADSWMLLFLTLFFVGVVIWVLTRKRGKFDDAANSIFRHQDQPASDKDEPTRDENGKA, from the coding sequence ATGGAAAACTATTCATTCCTGCGCCAATTCGCGGATAGCTGGATGCTCCTGTTCCTGACGCTGTTCTTCGTCGGGGTGGTCATCTGGGTGCTGACACGAAAGCGCGGAAAATTCGACGACGCGGCGAATTCAATCTTTCGCCATCAGGATCAGCCCGCGTCCGACAAGGACGAGCCAACCCGTGACGAGAACGGGAAAGCCTAG
- the ccoP gene encoding cytochrome-c oxidase, cbb3-type subunit III has translation MSKKTPESEQEIPTTGHSWDGIQEYDNPMPRWWLWTFYATIVWGIGYTIAFPAWPMIREATPGLLGFSTRQEVARDIAAVDEANAQINAQLAGADLNAIEDDPELNQYAINAGGAIFRTWCAQCHGSGAAGARGFPNLLDDDWLWGGTIEDIHYTVAHGIRNEEDPDARFSQMPAFGEILSREEIDQVVNYVMSLSGEPRDADAAETGAQLYADNCATCHADDGTGDRSQGAPNLTDAIWLYSGDYNTLVESVTYARYGVMPHWSGRLSDAQLNAVSAYVHQLGGGEEMATDESEDMPDTTVQ, from the coding sequence ATGAGCAAGAAAACTCCGGAAAGCGAACAGGAAATTCCCACTACCGGCCACTCATGGGATGGGATTCAGGAATACGACAATCCAATGCCGCGTTGGTGGCTCTGGACCTTCTATGCGACCATCGTTTGGGGCATCGGATACACCATCGCCTTCCCGGCTTGGCCGATGATCCGGGAAGCCACACCAGGTTTGCTCGGTTTTTCTACGCGCCAGGAAGTGGCGCGGGACATTGCGGCCGTGGACGAGGCAAATGCCCAGATCAACGCTCAGCTCGCGGGCGCTGATCTGAATGCGATCGAGGACGATCCGGAACTGAACCAGTATGCGATCAATGCAGGTGGCGCGATTTTCCGGACCTGGTGCGCTCAGTGTCATGGATCGGGCGCTGCGGGTGCGCGGGGCTTTCCCAACTTGCTGGACGATGACTGGCTCTGGGGCGGTACGATTGAGGACATTCACTACACCGTCGCGCACGGTATTCGTAATGAAGAAGATCCCGATGCACGCTTTTCGCAGATGCCAGCTTTCGGTGAAATTCTCTCGCGCGAAGAAATCGACCAGGTCGTTAATTACGTGATGAGTCTGTCGGGTGAGCCAAGGGATGCCGACGCGGCTGAAACCGGCGCGCAACTCTATGCAGATAATTGCGCCACCTGTCATGCGGATGACGGAACGGGTGATCGATCACAAGGCGCGCCCAACCTCACCGACGCGATCTGGCTGTATTCGGGCGATTACAATACGTTGGTCGAATCCGTCACCTATGCGCGTTATGGAGTGATGCCGCACTGGTCCGGCCGGTTAAGCGATGCGCAGCTCAACGCGGTTTCCGCTTATGTTCACCAGCTTGGCGGGGGCGAGGAAATGGCCACCGACGAGAGCGAAGACATGCCGGATACAACCGTGCAGTAG